One genomic window of Micromonospora sp. WMMD1128 includes the following:
- the hutH gene encoding histidine ammonia-lyase translates to MTTVTILPTGVTPADVLAVARGAATVGLDPAAVEAMATSRSIVDGIEAAGRPVYGVSTGFGALANTFVAPERRAELQHALIRSHAAGVGAPMPREVVRAMMLLRVRSLALGRSGVRPLVAEALVDLLNHEITPWVPEHGSLGASGDLAPLAHCALALLGEGWVLGPAGERLDAAGALRRAGLTPIELAAKEGLALINGTDGMLGMLLLAVADARHLFAMADVTAALAIEAMLGSERPFRPELHAIRPHPGQAASAANIHRLLQGSAVMDSHRDDLAHAVQDAYSMRCAPQVAGAARDTLDFVEVVAGRELRSVVDNPVVLPDGRVESTGNFHGAPLGFAADYLAIAAAEVGAIAERRVDRLLDVARNRDLPAFLSPDAGVNSGLMIAQYTAAGIVAENRRLAAPASVDSLPTSGMQEDHVSMGWAATRKLRTVLDNLTSLLAVELLAAVRGLQLRAPLEPSPAGRAALDALGDTIGAPGPDVFLAPLMEAARAVIATPTLRTAIEHHLGPLR, encoded by the coding sequence ATGACCACCGTCACCATCCTGCCCACCGGGGTCACCCCGGCCGACGTGCTCGCGGTCGCCCGCGGCGCCGCGACGGTCGGGCTCGACCCCGCCGCCGTCGAGGCCATGGCCACCAGTCGGTCCATCGTGGACGGCATCGAGGCCGCCGGCCGCCCGGTGTACGGCGTCTCCACCGGCTTCGGGGCGCTCGCCAACACGTTCGTCGCGCCCGAACGGCGGGCCGAGTTGCAGCACGCGCTGATCCGCTCGCACGCGGCCGGGGTTGGCGCGCCGATGCCCCGCGAGGTGGTGCGGGCCATGATGCTGCTGCGGGTACGCTCGCTCGCCCTCGGCCGCTCCGGCGTCCGCCCGCTCGTCGCCGAGGCCCTGGTCGACCTGCTCAACCACGAGATCACCCCGTGGGTGCCGGAGCACGGCTCGCTCGGCGCGTCGGGTGACCTGGCGCCGCTGGCGCACTGCGCGCTGGCGCTGCTCGGCGAGGGCTGGGTGCTCGGCCCGGCCGGGGAACGGCTCGACGCGGCCGGGGCGCTGCGCCGGGCCGGGCTGACCCCGATCGAGCTGGCCGCCAAGGAGGGGCTGGCACTGATCAACGGCACCGACGGCATGCTCGGCATGCTGCTGCTGGCCGTGGCGGACGCCCGGCACCTGTTCGCCATGGCCGACGTCACCGCCGCGCTCGCCATCGAGGCGATGCTCGGCTCGGAGCGGCCGTTCCGGCCCGAGCTGCACGCCATCCGCCCGCACCCCGGCCAGGCCGCCTCGGCCGCGAACATCCACCGGCTGTTGCAGGGTTCGGCGGTGATGGACTCACACCGCGACGACCTGGCGCACGCGGTGCAGGACGCGTACTCGATGCGCTGCGCGCCGCAGGTGGCCGGCGCGGCCCGGGACACGCTCGACTTCGTCGAGGTGGTGGCCGGCCGGGAGCTGCGGTCGGTGGTGGACAACCCGGTGGTGCTGCCGGACGGGCGGGTCGAGTCGACGGGCAACTTCCACGGCGCGCCGCTCGGCTTCGCCGCCGACTACCTGGCCATCGCCGCCGCCGAGGTGGGCGCGATCGCCGAACGCCGGGTGGACCGGCTGCTCGACGTGGCCCGCAACCGGGACCTGCCCGCGTTCCTCTCCCCCGACGCCGGGGTGAACTCCGGGCTGATGATCGCCCAGTACACGGCGGCCGGCATCGTCGCGGAGAACCGCCGGCTGGCCGCGCCCGCCTCGGTGGACTCGCTGCCCACGAGCGGCATGCAGGAGGACCACGTCTCGATGGGCTGGGCGGCCACCAGGAAGCTGCGTACCGTGCTGGACAACCTGACCAGCCTGCTCGCGGTGGAGCTGCTGGCGGCGGTACGCGGACTCCAGCTCCGCGCGCCGCTGGAGCCGTCCCCGGCCGGCCGGGCCGCGCTTGACGCGCTCGGCGACACGATCGGCGCCCCGGGGCCGGACGTGTTCCTCGCCCCGCTGATGGAGGCGGCCCGGGCCGTGATCGCCACCCCCACCCTGCGCACCGCAATCGAGCACCACCTCGGCCCCCTCCGCTGA
- the rdgB gene encoding RdgB/HAM1 family non-canonical purine NTP pyrophosphatase has product MTDTKVLLATRNRKKLVELQRILDGALGAHRVALLGLDDVEEYPELPETGLTFGENALIKAREGCRRTGLPTIADDSGIAVDALNGMPGVFSARWSGRHGDDRANLQLLLDQVGDVPDEHRGAAFVCTVALVLPGGKEHLVDGRQPGRLLRAPRGEGGFGYDPIFLGDGQTRTNAELTPEEKDAVSHRGKALRELAKLIAKVLPPTP; this is encoded by the coding sequence GTGACCGACACCAAGGTGCTCCTGGCCACCCGCAACCGTAAGAAGCTCGTCGAGTTGCAGCGGATCCTGGACGGCGCGCTCGGCGCCCACCGGGTCGCCCTGCTCGGCCTCGACGACGTCGAGGAATATCCGGAGCTGCCGGAGACCGGTCTCACGTTCGGCGAGAACGCGCTGATCAAGGCGCGGGAGGGCTGCCGGCGCACCGGCCTGCCGACGATCGCCGACGACTCCGGCATCGCGGTGGACGCGCTGAACGGCATGCCCGGCGTGTTCAGCGCCCGCTGGTCCGGCCGGCACGGCGACGACCGCGCCAACCTCCAGCTCCTGCTGGACCAGGTGGGCGACGTGCCGGACGAGCATCGCGGCGCCGCGTTCGTGTGCACCGTCGCGTTGGTGCTGCCGGGTGGCAAGGAACACCTGGTCGACGGCCGGCAGCCCGGGCGGCTGCTGCGCGCGCCGCGCGGCGAGGGCGGCTTCGGCTACGACCCGATCTTCCTGGGCGACGGGCAGACCCGCACGAACGCCGAACTGACCCCCGAGGAGAAGGACGCGGTGAGCCACCGCGGCAAGGCCCTGCGCGAGCTGGCCAAGCTGATCGCCAAGGTGCTCCCACCCACCCCTTAA
- the rph gene encoding ribonuclease PH has product MARPDGRRPDQLRPVTLTRGWSTHPEGSVLVEFGATRVLCTASVTEGVPRWRKGSGLGWVTAEYAMLPRATNTRSDRESVRGKIGGRTHEISRLIGRSLRACVDLKALGENSVVLDCDVLQADGGTRTAAITGAYVALYDAVTWLAERKSLTGRVEKVMHRSVGAVSVGVIGGEPMLDLCYAEDVTAEVDMNVVCTGTGDFVEVQGTGEAGVFARDQLDALLDLGVAGCSELADAQRKALNL; this is encoded by the coding sequence ATGGCGCGACCTGACGGGCGGCGGCCCGACCAACTCCGACCGGTGACCCTGACCCGCGGCTGGAGCACCCACCCGGAGGGTTCGGTGCTCGTCGAGTTCGGCGCGACCCGGGTGCTCTGCACGGCGAGCGTCACCGAGGGCGTGCCCCGCTGGCGCAAGGGTTCCGGGCTCGGCTGGGTGACCGCCGAGTACGCGATGCTGCCCCGGGCCACCAACACCCGCTCGGACCGGGAGAGCGTCCGGGGCAAGATCGGCGGCCGGACGCACGAGATCTCCCGGCTGATCGGTCGCAGCCTGCGCGCCTGCGTCGACCTCAAGGCGCTCGGCGAGAACTCGGTCGTGCTCGACTGCGACGTGCTCCAGGCCGACGGCGGCACCCGCACCGCGGCCATCACCGGCGCGTACGTCGCCCTGTACGACGCGGTCACCTGGCTGGCCGAACGCAAGTCGCTCACCGGCCGGGTGGAGAAGGTGATGCACCGCTCGGTGGGCGCGGTGAGCGTCGGCGTGATCGGCGGCGAGCCGATGCTCGACCTCTGCTACGCCGAGGACGTGACCGCCGAGGTGGACATGAACGTGGTCTGCACCGGCACCGGTGACTTCGTCGAGGTGCAGGGGACGGGCGAGGCCGGCGTCTTCGCCCGCGACCAGCTCGACGCCCTGCTCGACCTGGGCGTGGCGGGCTGCTCGGAACTGGCCGACGCGCAGCGGAAGGCGCTCAACCTGTGA
- a CDS encoding MBL fold metallo-hydrolase, translated as MRLTVLGCAGSFPGPESPCSAYLLEAEGFRLLIDFGPGSLSTLQRYVGLHSPDAVLLTHLHCDHMLDAVSYVVVRRYAPDGPYPPLPMYAPSGAPDRLATAYGQEDATVDDVYQFYGLQPGTFPIGPFTATVDRMNHPIETYGVRLEHDGRVFCYSSDTAPCEALLRLAQGADAFLCEASYLDGMDNPPDLHLTGREAGEAATKAGVGRLLLTHLVPAWGSESHTVESAAGAYAGPIEVVRAGAGYDV; from the coding sequence ATGCGACTGACCGTCCTCGGCTGTGCCGGCAGCTTTCCGGGCCCCGAATCACCCTGCTCGGCCTACCTGCTCGAAGCGGAGGGATTCCGCCTCCTGATCGACTTCGGTCCGGGGTCGCTCTCCACGCTCCAGCGTTACGTCGGGTTGCACTCGCCCGACGCCGTGCTCCTCACCCACCTGCACTGCGATCACATGCTTGACGCCGTGTCGTACGTGGTGGTGCGCCGGTACGCCCCGGACGGCCCCTACCCGCCGCTGCCGATGTACGCGCCCTCCGGCGCGCCGGACCGGCTGGCCACCGCGTACGGGCAGGAGGACGCCACGGTCGACGACGTCTACCAGTTCTACGGCCTCCAGCCCGGCACGTTCCCGATCGGCCCGTTCACCGCGACCGTCGACCGGATGAACCACCCCATCGAGACGTACGGGGTGCGGCTGGAGCACGACGGCCGGGTGTTCTGCTACTCGTCGGACACCGCGCCCTGTGAGGCGCTGCTGCGCCTGGCCCAGGGCGCCGACGCCTTCCTCTGCGAGGCCAGCTACCTCGACGGGATGGACAACCCGCCCGACCTGCACCTGACCGGCCGCGAGGCCGGCGAGGCGGCCACCAAGGCGGGAGTGGGCCGGCTGCTGCTCACCCATCTCGTCCCCGCCTGGGGCAGCGAGTCGCACACCGTGGAGTCGGCGGCCGGGGCGTACGCCGGGCCGATCGAGGTGGTCCGGGCCGGCGCCGGCTACGACGTCTGA
- a CDS encoding pyridoxal-phosphate dependent enzyme encodes MARYDSLLDACGGTPLVGLPRLSPTVPDGAPPVRLWAKLEDRNPTGSIKDRAAMFMVRAAEEAGRLRPGDTILEPTSGNTGISLAMVAKLRGYRLVCVMPENVSTERVQLLRMYGAEIIFSPAAGGSNQAVATAKQIAAEHPDWVMLYQYGNEANARAHYETTGPELLHDLPGITHFVAGLGTTGTLMGTGRFLREKVDDIQIVAAEPRYGELVYGLRNIDEGYVPELYDAGVLSRRFSVGTRDAVLRTRQLVEVEGIFAGFSTGAILHAALAVAHEAVRDGRRADVAFVVCDGGWKYLSTGAYGGTLADAEDALDGQLWA; translated from the coding sequence ATGGCGCGGTACGACAGCCTGCTCGACGCCTGCGGGGGCACGCCGCTCGTCGGCCTGCCCCGGCTCTCCCCGACGGTGCCCGACGGCGCGCCGCCGGTGCGGCTCTGGGCGAAGCTGGAGGATCGGAACCCGACCGGGAGCATCAAGGACCGCGCGGCGATGTTCATGGTCCGCGCGGCCGAGGAGGCCGGCCGGCTGCGTCCCGGTGACACCATCCTGGAGCCGACGAGCGGCAACACCGGCATCTCGTTGGCCATGGTGGCGAAGCTGCGCGGCTACCGGTTGGTCTGCGTGATGCCGGAGAACGTCTCCACCGAGCGGGTGCAACTGCTCCGGATGTACGGCGCGGAGATCATCTTCTCGCCGGCCGCCGGCGGCTCGAACCAGGCCGTCGCCACCGCGAAGCAGATCGCCGCCGAGCACCCGGACTGGGTGATGCTCTATCAGTACGGCAACGAGGCGAACGCCCGCGCGCACTACGAGACGACCGGGCCGGAGCTGCTGCACGACCTGCCGGGCATCACCCACTTCGTGGCCGGGCTGGGCACCACCGGCACGCTGATGGGCACCGGTCGCTTCCTGCGGGAGAAGGTCGACGACATCCAGATCGTGGCGGCCGAGCCGCGGTACGGCGAGCTGGTCTACGGCCTGCGCAACATCGACGAGGGCTACGTGCCCGAGCTGTACGACGCCGGGGTGCTCTCCCGGCGCTTCTCGGTGGGCACCCGGGACGCCGTGCTGCGCACCCGGCAGCTCGTCGAGGTGGAGGGGATCTTCGCCGGCTTCTCCACCGGCGCGATCCTGCACGCCGCGCTGGCCGTGGCGCACGAGGCGGTCCGTGACGGCCGCCGTGCCGACGTGGCGTTCGTGGTCTGCGACGGCGGCTGGAAATACCTGTCCACCGGCGCGTACGGCGGCACGCTCGCGGACGCCGAGGACGCGCTCGACGGTCAACTCTGGGCCTGA
- a CDS encoding MoaD/ThiS family protein, producing the protein MAIEVRIPTILRSYTGGAKVVEGTGDTLADLLTDLDSRHAGLRGRLVTEAGALHRFVNVYVNDEDVRFLGALDAKLNDGDSVTILPAVAGGAFGFAAAAAIASHSAAAAAIASHAVSARATVTR; encoded by the coding sequence ATGGCCATCGAGGTTCGCATCCCCACCATCCTGCGCAGCTACACCGGCGGCGCGAAGGTCGTCGAGGGCACCGGCGACACGCTCGCCGACCTGCTCACCGACCTGGACTCCCGGCACGCCGGCCTGCGCGGACGTCTGGTCACCGAGGCCGGCGCGCTGCACCGGTTCGTCAACGTCTACGTCAACGACGAGGACGTCCGCTTCCTCGGCGCGCTCGACGCCAAGCTGAACGACGGCGACAGCGTGACCATCCTGCCCGCCGTGGCGGGTGGCGCGTTCGGCTTCGCCGCGGCAGCGGCGATCGCCTCGCACAGCGCCGCGGCAGCGGCGATCGCGTCGCACGCGGTCTCGGCGCGCGCCACCGTAACCCGCTAG
- a CDS encoding M67 family metallopeptidase, whose protein sequence is MLSIDRSIIDAIVAHARRDHPDEACGVVAGPVGSDTPTRHIPMDNAARSMTFYEFDSMEHLRVWREMDDRDEEPVVIYHSHTATEAYPSRTDVSFAGEPGAHYLLVSTREPDAEEIRSFRIVDGVVTEEPVEIVDAAVDPNAVQSYMFGQSPATVDYECSGR, encoded by the coding sequence GTGCTGAGCATCGACCGGTCGATCATCGACGCGATCGTGGCGCACGCGCGTCGGGACCATCCGGACGAGGCGTGCGGCGTGGTCGCCGGTCCCGTCGGCAGCGACACCCCGACCCGGCACATCCCGATGGACAACGCCGCCCGTTCCATGACCTTCTACGAGTTCGACTCGATGGAGCACCTGCGGGTGTGGCGCGAGATGGACGACCGCGACGAGGAGCCGGTCGTGATCTACCACTCGCACACCGCGACGGAGGCATACCCGTCCCGCACGGACGTCTCCTTCGCCGGCGAGCCGGGCGCGCACTACCTGCTCGTCTCGACCCGTGAGCCCGACGCCGAGGAGATCCGTTCCTTCCGGATCGTCGACGGCGTGGTCACCGAGGAGCCGGTCGAGATCGTGGACGCCGCTGTGGACCCGAACGCCGTCCAGTCCTACATGTTCGGGCAGAGCCCGGCGACGGTCGACTACGAGTGTTCCGGCCGCTGA
- a CDS encoding DUF2017 domain-containing protein, giving the protein MSMFRRRGDRYVASFAVDEVRVLRKVASEVVGLLTDGFDHGDPVVGRLFPEVYPDDDAGTAEFRRYTEGDLKTAKIDQAGAILAALPDGDDGGEVRLDAEAAEAWLRALNDARLAMGVRLEIKDGTDLGEELDDAVATDPASSRVFQLSVYAYLGYLQESLLNALID; this is encoded by the coding sequence ATGAGCATGTTCCGTCGCCGGGGCGACCGCTACGTGGCCAGTTTCGCCGTCGACGAGGTGCGGGTGCTGCGCAAGGTCGCCTCCGAGGTGGTCGGCCTGCTCACCGACGGGTTCGACCACGGCGACCCGGTGGTCGGCCGGCTCTTCCCCGAGGTCTACCCGGACGACGACGCCGGCACCGCCGAGTTCCGCCGCTACACCGAGGGTGACCTCAAGACCGCGAAGATCGACCAGGCCGGCGCGATCCTCGCCGCGCTCCCCGACGGCGACGACGGCGGTGAGGTGCGGCTGGACGCGGAGGCGGCGGAGGCGTGGCTGCGGGCGCTCAACGACGCCCGGCTGGCGATGGGCGTGCGGCTGGAGATCAAGGACGGCACCGACCTGGGTGAGGAGCTCGACGACGCGGTCGCCACCGACCCGGCTTCGTCCCGGGTGTTCCAACTGTCGGTCTACGCCTATCTCGGATATCTCCAGGAGTCCCTGCTCAACGCGCTCATCGACTGA
- the clpS gene encoding ATP-dependent Clp protease adapter ClpS, whose amino-acid sequence MAAPQVAPVETPDTDEVPVSDRPWVTIVWDDPVNLMTYVTWVFQKLFGYSREKAERLMLDVHHKGKAVVSSGARERMEHDAAQLHAYGLWATVERS is encoded by the coding sequence ATGGCGGCTCCACAGGTTGCGCCGGTCGAGACGCCGGACACCGACGAGGTGCCGGTCTCCGACCGGCCATGGGTGACGATCGTCTGGGACGATCCGGTCAACCTGATGACGTACGTGACCTGGGTGTTCCAGAAGCTCTTCGGATACAGCCGGGAGAAGGCGGAGCGGCTCATGCTGGACGTGCACCACAAGGGCAAGGCGGTGGTCTCCAGCGGGGCCCGGGAGCGGATGGAGCACGACGCGGCGCAACTGCACGCGTACGGACTGTGGGCGACGGTGGAGAGATCATGA
- a CDS encoding LuxR family transcriptional regulator, producing MSRWKFVGRTDELHRLLSAIGGPDGRGLLFSGDAGVGKSRLLREGVAALSPERYAIWSVAASATTAALPFGGLVQMLPAAQPQGLSPAGILRWGVDLLQEQAAGRPIVLAIDDAHLLDPPSAALVHLIARAENARVIGTLRNGEQIPLPIRALWTDDLADLVELGPLDRGETTGLLAAILGGPVDAGSSDRLFRLSAGNPLLLRELVLAADHELRRTYGIWKWTGRLELAPSLTDLIDARIGQLTPGVRAVVELVAFGEPLGLHLLEQAVEPTDVEVAEERGLIAMVRDDRRLDVRLAHPLYGEVMRRHCPVSRTRRLQATLAGLLEQVGKRRRDDLLRVAVWRLDSGTAQNVELLLDAAVQAFGRYDVPLATRLARAALEAGGGTDAAELLATILMFGDRPEEALRVLDQVAGEIRDDRRRSRWLTVRGMVSYWGLNRESTVEEIAARGAELTDPADRARVRAFEAIMRLHRMDIDVAVRLAQEVLDRPAAPMAARELARCTLAHLQAAQGRYHRSATAIARVQAEAACWRSDMPYLQLAMELARGTRLALSGDLAGIDAIVTDEFADLAGAGDFRLGTGYLAILQAYAARLRGRGGDALKTSLGACAVLATSRVYAGLAHAERAQAAALCGDAEHATEAMAEADRTHAPGMAVLYPWLEQARGATQAAAGDLPGATKHLCALADRLREDGLSGHELLVLLDLVRFDQAAAPVGPTCTDGGRRTVAQRLAELSEQVDGVLPPLVARYGRAASHGSPDDLLAVADGFADRELVVWAAEATAMALHRMRDARAGEPGPVRERLADLLRRCDEISTPALRLLRPALSDREWEIAHLAAAGLTSRAIAARLYLSTRTVENHLQRVYSKLGVARRGELRAALRSMPGHEGTDPA from the coding sequence ATGAGCAGGTGGAAGTTCGTCGGCCGAACGGATGAACTCCACCGTCTGTTGTCGGCGATCGGCGGCCCGGACGGCCGAGGGCTGCTGTTCAGCGGCGACGCGGGGGTCGGCAAGAGTCGCCTGCTGCGGGAGGGGGTGGCCGCGCTCTCCCCCGAGCGGTACGCGATCTGGTCGGTCGCCGCCAGCGCCACCACGGCCGCCCTGCCCTTCGGCGGGCTGGTCCAGATGCTCCCCGCCGCCCAGCCGCAGGGCCTCTCCCCCGCCGGGATCCTGCGCTGGGGTGTGGACCTGCTCCAGGAGCAGGCCGCCGGCCGCCCGATCGTGCTGGCCATCGACGACGCGCACCTGCTCGACCCGCCCTCGGCGGCGCTCGTACACCTGATCGCCCGCGCGGAGAACGCCCGGGTGATCGGGACGCTGCGCAACGGCGAGCAGATCCCGCTGCCGATCCGCGCCCTGTGGACCGACGACCTGGCCGACCTGGTCGAGTTGGGTCCGCTCGACCGTGGCGAGACCACCGGGCTGCTCGCCGCGATCCTCGGTGGCCCGGTCGACGCCGGCTCCTCCGACCGGCTGTTCCGGCTCTCCGCCGGCAACCCGCTGCTGCTGCGCGAGCTGGTGCTGGCCGCCGACCACGAGCTCCGGCGCACGTACGGGATCTGGAAGTGGACCGGCCGGCTGGAGCTGGCGCCCAGCCTCACCGACCTGATCGACGCCCGGATCGGCCAGCTCACCCCCGGGGTCCGGGCGGTGGTGGAGCTGGTCGCCTTCGGCGAGCCGCTGGGGCTGCACCTGCTGGAGCAGGCGGTCGAGCCGACCGACGTGGAGGTGGCCGAGGAGCGCGGGCTCATCGCCATGGTCCGCGACGACAGGCGCCTCGACGTCCGCCTGGCCCACCCGCTCTACGGCGAGGTGATGCGCCGGCACTGCCCGGTCAGCCGCACCCGCCGGCTCCAGGCCACCCTGGCCGGGTTGCTGGAACAGGTCGGCAAGCGCCGTCGGGACGACCTGCTCCGGGTCGCGGTGTGGCGGCTCGACTCGGGTACGGCGCAGAACGTGGAGCTGCTGCTGGACGCGGCCGTGCAGGCGTTCGGCCGGTACGACGTGCCGCTTGCCACCCGGCTGGCCCGGGCCGCGCTGGAGGCCGGCGGCGGCACGGACGCGGCGGAGCTGCTCGCCACCATCCTGATGTTCGGTGACCGGCCGGAGGAGGCGCTCCGGGTGCTCGACCAGGTCGCCGGGGAGATCCGCGACGACCGGCGGCGCAGCCGTTGGTTGACCGTCCGGGGCATGGTCAGCTACTGGGGGCTCAACCGCGAGTCCACGGTGGAGGAGATCGCCGCCCGCGGCGCGGAGCTGACCGACCCCGCGGACCGGGCCCGGGTGCGCGCCTTCGAGGCCATCATGCGGTTGCACCGGATGGACATCGACGTCGCGGTGCGGCTGGCCCAGGAGGTGCTGGACCGCCCGGCCGCCCCGATGGCCGCCCGGGAACTCGCCCGCTGCACCCTCGCCCACCTCCAGGCCGCCCAGGGGCGATACCACCGCAGCGCGACCGCGATCGCCCGGGTGCAGGCCGAGGCGGCGTGCTGGCGGTCCGACATGCCCTACCTCCAGCTCGCCATGGAGCTGGCCCGGGGCACCCGGCTGGCGCTCTCCGGCGACCTGGCCGGCATCGACGCGATCGTCACCGACGAGTTCGCCGACCTGGCCGGCGCCGGCGACTTCCGGCTCGGCACCGGCTACCTGGCCATCCTCCAGGCGTACGCGGCGCGACTGCGCGGGCGCGGCGGAGACGCGCTCAAGACCAGCCTGGGCGCCTGCGCGGTGCTCGCCACCAGCCGGGTGTACGCCGGGCTGGCGCACGCCGAACGCGCCCAGGCCGCGGCGTTGTGCGGGGACGCGGAGCACGCGACCGAGGCGATGGCCGAGGCGGACCGGACGCACGCGCCCGGGATGGCCGTCCTCTACCCGTGGCTGGAACAGGCCCGGGGCGCGACGCAGGCGGCGGCCGGCGACCTGCCCGGCGCCACCAAGCACCTCTGCGCGCTTGCCGACCGGCTGCGCGAGGACGGCCTCTCCGGCCACGAGCTGCTCGTCCTGCTCGACCTGGTCCGGTTCGACCAGGCCGCCGCGCCGGTGGGGCCGACCTGCACCGACGGCGGCCGGCGCACGGTGGCGCAGCGCCTGGCCGAGCTTTCCGAGCAGGTCGACGGCGTGTTGCCGCCGCTTGTCGCCAGATACGGCCGGGCCGCGTCCCACGGCTCCCCGGACGACCTGCTCGCGGTGGCCGACGGCTTCGCCGACCGCGAGCTGGTCGTCTGGGCGGCCGAGGCGACCGCGATGGCGTTGCACCGGATGCGGGACGCCCGCGCCGGCGAGCCCGGGCCGGTCCGGGAACGCCTCGCCGACCTGCTGCGCCGCTGCGACGAGATCTCCACGCCGGCGCTGCGGCTGCTCCGCCCCGCGCTCAGCGACCGCGAGTGGGAGATCGCCCACCTCGCCGCCGCGGGGCTGACCAGCCGCGCCATCGCCGCCCGGCTCTATCTCTCCACCCGCACCGTGGAGAACCACCTGCAGCGCGTCTACAGCAAGCTCGGCGTCGCCCGACGCGGCGAGCTGCGGGCCGCGCTGCGCTCGATGCCGGGGCACGAGGGCACGGATCCGGCCTGA
- a CDS encoding nicotinate phosphoribosyltransferase, translated as MSTLRPALLTDQYELTMVSAALSDGTADRRCVFEVFSRRLPAGRRYGVVAGTGRLIEMIRDFRFDPAEIDYLRRTGVVDERAAQWLADYRFTGDVDGYAEGELFFPGSPILTVSGTFAECVVLETLVLSVLNHDCAIAAAAARMVTAARGRALIEMGSRRAHEEAAVAAARSAYLAGFRFTSNLAAGERYGIPTAGTAAHAFTLLHDDERAAFASQVATLGKDTTLLVDTYDIAQGIRNAIAVAGPELRAVRIDSGDLAVIAQQSRELLDSLGATETKIIVSGDLDEYAIAALAAEPVDMYGAGTAVVTGSGAPTAGLVYKLVEVEGRPVVKRSEHKATIGGRKVAVRRHKPTGTATEEVVVPQGVPDRQPNDRLLQHSYVVSGEPVPLPTLDESREHLRQCLISIPWEGLKLSGGDPAVPLTVVPAT; from the coding sequence GTGAGCACCCTTCGCCCCGCGCTGTTGACCGACCAGTACGAGCTGACCATGGTCAGCGCCGCGCTCTCCGACGGCACCGCCGACCGGCGCTGCGTCTTCGAGGTGTTCAGCCGGCGGCTCCCGGCCGGCCGCCGCTACGGAGTGGTCGCCGGCACCGGCCGGCTGATCGAGATGATCCGCGACTTCCGGTTCGACCCGGCCGAGATCGACTACCTCCGCCGCACCGGGGTGGTCGACGAGCGGGCCGCACAGTGGCTCGCCGACTACCGCTTCACCGGCGACGTCGACGGCTACGCCGAGGGCGAGCTGTTCTTCCCCGGCTCGCCGATCCTCACCGTGTCGGGCACGTTCGCCGAGTGCGTGGTGCTGGAGACGCTCGTGCTGTCGGTGCTCAACCACGACTGCGCGATCGCCGCGGCGGCGGCCCGGATGGTCACCGCCGCCCGGGGCCGCGCGCTCATCGAGATGGGGTCCCGCCGGGCGCACGAGGAGGCCGCGGTGGCCGCCGCGCGGTCGGCTTACCTCGCCGGGTTCCGGTTCACCTCCAACCTGGCCGCCGGGGAGCGCTACGGCATCCCGACCGCGGGCACCGCCGCGCACGCGTTCACCCTGCTGCACGACGACGAACGGGCGGCGTTCGCGTCCCAGGTAGCCACGCTGGGCAAGGACACCACGCTGCTCGTCGACACGTACGACATCGCCCAGGGCATCCGTAACGCGATCGCGGTGGCAGGTCCGGAGCTGCGGGCGGTCCGGATCGACTCCGGTGACCTCGCGGTGATCGCCCAGCAGTCCCGCGAGCTGCTCGACTCGCTCGGCGCCACCGAAACCAAGATCATCGTCTCGGGTGACCTGGACGAGTACGCGATCGCCGCACTCGCCGCCGAGCCGGTCGACATGTACGGCGCCGGCACCGCGGTGGTGACCGGCTCCGGCGCGCCCACCGCCGGGCTGGTCTACAAGCTGGTCGAGGTGGAGGGGCGGCCGGTGGTCAAGCGCTCCGAGCACAAGGCCACCATCGGCGGCCGGAAGGTGGCCGTCCGCCGGCACAAGCCGACCGGCACCGCCACCGAGGAGGTCGTCGTCCCGCAGGGGGTGCCCGACCGGCAGCCCAACGACCGGCTGCTCCAACACTCGTACGTGGTGTCCGGCGAACCGGTGCCGCTGCCCACCCTGGACGAGTCCCGGGAGCACCTGCGGCAGTGCCTGATCTCCATCCCGTGGGAGGGGCTCAAGCTCTCCGGCGGCGACCCCGCCGTGCCGCTGACCGTCGTACCCGCGACCTGA